Sequence from the Populus nigra chromosome 17, ddPopNigr1.1, whole genome shotgun sequence genome:
TCACCACTTTGTTGTTGTGTTTTCcatttagtgtttttatttctaaagttttttgatgttttgatacttgtttattattgttttaagtttgtttttgatatataatattgttttagtttgtttttttaacctaGCTTATGCATGTTAATACAAGGGTATTTTCCTTGGCTTTTCTATGCATGTTTATACACAAAATaggttttaaaagttaattttgaatCCATGTTGCATGAGCATATAGGTTGTGTTAAGTTATTATTGTTTCGGGATTTGGTATCTTAAACttgattttagtatttttgatgttttttgttagtgtttttttattcaaatatgttTGTGTAAGTTAGTGTAACCTGTTGggataaataaaacatgttttagaaaCCAAAAATATCAGTTTTGAAGGTTTGATAATGGCTGCATTTTGGGCATGTTTGTTGGGTTTGTTGGCTGGGCAATGTTCTTCGTGCTCTCGTGAAGAACATTGCCTTAGTTACATGATTTGAATCAATCTTGATCCATTTCTTTGCCTAGAATTATTCATTGGACTTGATTAGTCAATAATCTATGATTCATTCGCATCAATAACTTGATTTAATAAGTTTAAATTCTAACATTTGGTTTCGGTACCGAAACCTATTTTTGGTCAAATCATGTTGATTCGTTGGAAATTGAAGTAAATCGATAACATGTTCTAGcctttgaattaattttgaccaaaccatGAAAGAGATCTACTTTGATTCCTCTATCAATGGTGTCATAtcaataacatttaaataaaaatattttattttgcacgCTATGATACTGCAATGCAATTACCTTTTCTAATTTCCcataatagtcaacttcaaactcattagaagtcgatcccttaaaaCAAAGCCTattgttatatgtctttctacCCTGCTCATATTCTTCTGTATGAAACATGTATCCATTGaaaaaatacccgttgtagcacttcacttttcttttaGAACCTAGACTTAGTAAAGACAAAGTAACACTACCATTCCCTTCTAATTTATAAACCTGGTACATGAAGTACAATCATGAATAGTTAACAAGAAATgtataatgaaattaagtattccgatagataataataattaaacagtacttacatgtgttctgaatcACGTGAAAAATTGTTTATCTTGTAATCGAAAGATTTATGATGCAGTCAACTGTGAGTTTTTGGACAGTAAATATTATCGATGTTGTTTATGAGGTATTCAATAATATGTCAGTTTATGATATTATAtgagataaattattaattaataatagagTTTAAACAGTATATTtgttgaataaaaggtctcaattTATCAAGTTAAATAACACAGAATTATATGTTTGTCTGATTTTATTTCACACTAATATCTTTCCCCTCACAATAGAAGATCCATTTCTTTTCTCCCTTTCTATGCAGGCGGTGTCACTAATAGAGAcctgaaaaacaaaagacaCACACAAGAAGTTTTGGTTTCCTTCTTTGTTCTCATTAGGGGATCTTTTTTTCCAGTCCTCTCTTAGTTTATTAATGGTGTTCGTTATAGTCAATGGCTAGTGGAGAGGTATGTTGGCTGACGATTGAGGTTGAAAGGGGCAGTGGTTATTTGTGGTGAACTGGAGTTTCTTGGCGGTGCATGACTGGGCTACTGTGGAGGCTATTTTGTTGAGATAAAAGGTGTCTTTTCATGAGTTGAAGCTGTAACTGGTGGTGGAAGAGGCTGGGGTGATTTGGTAAATGGGGGTAGGCTTTTTATGGTGGCTAAGGCTATTGTGGCTCATAGTATAGAGTTGTTAGTTTTGTGTGTTTAGTTGTCGGTGGGTCTTGAGAGGAGACGACCGGTTGGCAGCTAAATTAAGGTTTTGTTGATGAAGGTGTTGGTTAGGCTGCTGGTGGGTTGGTCATGGGCTATTGGAAGCTAGTTGAAGGAGATGAAGAAGCTGAAATGGTGGAGGAGGGTTTCGACTGGAAAAGTGGGTGGTGGCTAGTGTATAGAAAATAGgtgaaggatttttttaatggctCCTCTCTTTTTTGTGTGTGATATAACCACATctttaggtaaataaatttgttatgtttaggtaaataaatttgttatttttaattgtgtggTCTCAACAAACTTGGTAATCAAGtaacttgaaaaacaatttcatccctcaaattctttctttttatttttagtctctttattcattttgattttttcttttatatatataaacaacttTAATGTCgacttaaaaaatatgttagcaactgaatacataaataaaagcaCTGCAAGTGATGTAAAAGcgtcaaaaacatatttttatacggggtttttattgttttttgtaattttttatttgttttcaaaaaaaattttcaaaataaagttaaaaattaaatagcaaCCTAAACAGCAAACGAGATACGTTGCATCCGAAGTTTTTTAGTACATAAAGTATAATAAACGTCATTTTACAAAAGTTGAGGTGGTCAAGCTAAGAAAACATGGTTAATTTATGTAAAAGGTTTCTTGGGATGGTCAtcgtttttttaaacaaaaacgtATGAGATGAAGCAAGCAGCGCGGCAATGGCCACTTAAGTTTGTCTTTGTTATTGTGttagttgttattgttattataaatgatttttatatataaaatagataaaaattaagttattttaattttttataaaattaaaatttaaaacacaattatattttaaaaattattcaactaactaaaaatattctaaaaaaaatagaagctacTACAATTACTTATCAACTTCCAAAATAAATAttgtgaaattatataaaatatttataagttgaaattttaataagaacttttttatatttttgaaaataatacaaaattaattttattttacccaagatgatatcaatatttttaaaactaataatttaacatcaaggaaaattttaaaatattaaagatattttgacccttttttttataccttcaaattgaaatttttttcttataatttcataaactcTAGGGAGTTCCGTTACTCTATTTACCCCTTCTAAAATCTAATGATACTTccattgtataattaaaatattttaacataaaaaagtaattaaggaggttttttcttctctttaaaattttgaattttaacctTAAATCTagcctttaaagaattatttttttaatacatcaattaatatatatatatatatatatagcaggaGTATCAAGCTTTGAGACGTAATCTCAGAAGAAGTCTTCAGAAACAATTATTTCTAATAGTGTACGTAAGTGGTGGGCGGGTCATATGCATGTGTGTGTTGATCTTATTGAATTTTTTCCCCAATAATTTTGTTTGATGTGTAATATTCATTGAaactagattaattaattatgcgcTTGCTAGATTCTGTAGTAGATTAGTCGTTAAATTACTTCTCAATTAGAACTTTTCGACTCTTTTCCTTCCTAGCAAATTATTTGTTCTAGAACGCTTGTGTCATCAAGACGACGAATATCCTTCTTTGTTGCAATTAATTAGGAGGGGAACACTTTCCTTTGTCCTTAATTTCTCAGAGGCACAGGCATTGCTTTTTATGACCGTACTTGTATATGGTTGAATTTTTTCTACAACAAGAACCAAATTCCATGATAAACCGGCCACATTCGGGTAATCTACtcattgtaaaataattttttatattttctctctctttgtgtCTAGTCAATAAGAAAAATTTCACTACGAGTTAAAACATATTGATTAAAGATGTATTTGGTAATGGATAGCTGTTATGgctgtaatttaaaaaaatatattttataaaaaatatttttagttaatgttggtttgaaaaaatacatgtttggttaaaattatgattgaaattaagattgaataaaaagtaatttaatatatttggttaaaaaaatacttttcaaattgaggttataaaataatatatatatatatatatatatatatatatatattgatggtttttaatttaaatattttagatttaattactgttattacatcatgaaataaataatattgatatcaaatattttttattattccattaaactacgtgcaatttcatcacgtacgaaatctatccaacaaggactatatttttcatggtttattaagagcgcaacaacatcagataaaaatatcattaagaacaaaatttggattgcaatcaaattctgcaaatgttacgCCGTCAAACgatctctttctaatttttcgaataaaacataactaaaaataaaaataaaaactggatTTTTTTAACTGGATCGAACCCGGcaagaataaaattgggattgcgatcaaattctgtaaatttTACGTCGACAaacgatctccttctaattttttgaataaaacacaattaaaaaaataaaaattaaattttttttaaccaggtCGGACCCGATTCAATACATTTAGCTTTGAACCAGACTCGGTCAATCCGGAACAGTAACAGGAACAGTGGAGTCACTCTCCACTGCGTTCCGCAGGCTTGTGGAAAGCAGTAGAGAGCTGCTTTCCACAAACCTGCTATTTTAACTCATTTTAGCCGGCCCTACATGAATAGTAAATCGTGGTTTTTCAAACCGCAGCCGTGTAAACAAACACCGCCTAAACATGGAAACATCCAATTCAACATTTAAGTAGTgtcttttaattcaatttaattgaaaGATCCTATCAACTTTAATTCCAACATAAATATGATGGAATCGCTCAAACTATTCTTAGTGAATGTATAATCACTCATAGACGATGGGTGGATAggttaatctatatatataaaacagtctgcatttttttctcctcctttatAAGCAAAAACAGTAGAATATAATTTCATGACAATCCAACGAGTACAATAAGGACAACATTTCATGGACTTACCtgccttcaatattttattgtaattcaGATTTGATAGCCATGATAATTCCACATGATGATGACTAAAACAgggttaattgaatttaattaattacctaGTGATATGAGCAATGAAGGATTCCATCTCCATACGAGAAACTCCACCTTCAGCCACGGATCCTCGCACGGACTCCCCCATTTCTGCtgctctctttctcatctcatcACCTTCTGTTGATGCCATTAGCCTATTCACAGCACTTCCAACAATCTTAGATGTTACAATCTCATCTCGTCGAGCCCAATCCTTAACGACAATTCCAATCTTGAGGACTTCTGTTATTAGAACTGTGTTTCTTGGTTGATCCGAGTGCATAGGCCAAGCTGCAATTGGCACTCCCATGCTAATGCTTTCCATGCAAGAATTCCATCCACAATGACTCATAAACCCTCCTGTTGCCGGGTGAGCTAAAATCTCTAGTTGGGGTGCCCAGTCTCTCACCACTAGTCCTATCCCATCCACTGAATTCTCATACCCTTTTGGCAGTTCAGCTCTTCTCTCTTCTCCATTGAAAACATCTCCTTTATCACCATCTCTTAGAACCCATATGAActttttcttgctttctctcaaCCCAATTGCCAGCTCCTTGATTTGTTCATCATCGAAGGTGGTCGTTGTCCCAAACGACACGTAAATTACCGTGTTTTTTGCTTGTTTATCAAGCCACTCCAAGCAAAAATGCTGCTTTTTTGAGCTTTCTGATCTTTCTGGTATTGTCACAGGATTGAAAGGCCCTAGTGCCCAATGCTTAATGCCTTCCTTAATTGTTTCTTTCTCAAGAAAATCCAAATATGCAGATTCTACCAATTTGCAAGTGTTGTAAACACAGCCAGTGTTAAACTTTTGGTACTTACTATAATGACAATCAACGAAATCCGCAAACTCATCAGTAAAACACCCTTCTAGAGAAGGAGTATCCCGTGGAAACAACTCATTTTCCTCTATAACCTTCCCTTCTTGTTCCCATTCATACAAGGAAACAGCAAAAGCAGACACACTATGGAAAGTGTAAGACTCGGCATTCGAGAGGAAACGAGCTTCTTCAATCACAGACCCCATTAAAGAGTCATGAATTACAATAACCTTTCTTGCTTTGCAAGAAAGTGCACGTAAAAGCATAGAAACAGGCTCGGTAAGTTGAGATGAGGCGTTGAAGACTGGTTGTAAGTGAGAAGGGAATTTGATTTTGGCTTTTGGATCGGGCGGGGGGCAATGAAAAGGAGGGATTTCGATATCATGGAAATGGATATTTGCAGCGGCGTTTGGGTCCCAACCGTGTACGCGCTGCTTGGCCTGACGATTGTGGGTGGTGGCGCCAACGTAGTGGACCGGGATGTTGTGGGATAGGATGAGCCTAGAGAGTTGGAGGAGCTGGTTAAGATGGCCTTGTGCTGGAAGGGGCACCATGACCACAACAACTTGTGCTTGTTTTGTGAGGTCATTTATGCCGTGGCTTGGTGGGTCTTGTTGGTTAGCCATAGGGTGGAAGATGTTTGAAATGGCTCTGGGTATAGATTTTATGTGTTTTCGTATGATGCTGTTGTGTTAGGGGATGGGCTTTTATATAGAGACTAGGGTGGTTGGGATTATGAGTAGAATATGAAATTGATAATGCTGTGTTTGTCGTCAATAAAAGTTGTCAAATTATTTGAGATTGATAACTAAGGGAGAAACGTGCTTTTGTGTATGAAAAATGAAAGTAGCAATAGCCTTAAATGCAATTGGATAATATATAGGAGAAAAACTGCATACATTCATTGTTTAGAAAACATTGTTCGTATACGTCTCCaatctctaattaattaatgtgcaATATTGGTAAGGTTATACTTGTAGTTAGAGAGGTATCAAGTACCTTGTAAGCCTAGCTAGATGATGGATTCTTGCCAGGATAGAGCCATAAATGAAAACTGTGTTTACTTtaggttttatttaaaaaatatttcacagtttatttttatataatatgatatgatatatatatttatattttataaaataagctatatataaatatatattataataaaaaaaatccatcattatactttttaacttttattcttttattataagtgattaaatatttatattaaatattatatatatatatattagataaacttgaaaaaaaattaattcattaataaattattttttatttttttttgtaacataaccaaacactagaaagtgttttccagtttatttttcataacactaCTAAATATCGAAAAgtattttttcagaatttattttttctagaatttatttttaaaaaaaaattttctggTTAACAACAATACTCTGGAAAAAGTCTCATGGTCATTaaccttttcttgttttccatttttttttttacctctagAAAGTTAcctatttcattaaattaatcaGTCGCAATGTCCATCTACCGGCATCTATCTATACAATGCTTGCAAAACAAGAAGACTGGACCGAAGACCAAGCAAACTAACAAACAAATGAAGTGGCATTTGCTCTACAATGTTCTTGTTTGATGATGTTGTCTCTTTGGAAAACAACACTATGCCTATATGTACTCGTTTTGAATAACGAGAAAGCTGCAGGCCTGGTCTAATAATCCATTCATGTAGCTATTAGAGCCGAATTGATGCTCCTCATCTTATGCAACGACACCAATTTGCTAATTCCTAACTTGAAGTGTTTCTTCTATTGTCTTAATCTCCTGTTATCACTGTAAATAAAACTAATCAAGTTTGACTTTTCTCCCTTCTTATAGAACAAACCAAAGCATTCATATAGTGCCTTTCAGGTACCAAAATAtccttttaattatagttttaaaaccccgTCCGGCCAGGTGGGTCGATCCGGGGCTGGAACCGGGccggattgaaaaaaaaataggaaaagtcaTGATTCGGTGTGACCCGGCCAACCCGGTGGGTTGACCTGGCAAAACCCAGTCAAAAACCCGGttcaacccgttgacttttatttttttttaactaaaatgatGTCGTTTCTGTAAAGAATGTTATCATCCTTCTTTCCTCCATAATCTTTAtctaatttcaaatcaaactcCGTTAGTGTATACTCtaaattataattctttatTTGAAGCTTATCTAAAACTTCTTAAACATATTtcttttgagaaataaaaattctagTAGTAGATTAAACCACttcaaagccaaaaaaataatgtaacttTCTTAAGATTAGACATATCGAACTTAGTCATTATgaaccttttaaaatttaaaatatgactCTTTCATATCTAGTGTAAATTAAATCATCTATTTATAAACATTCAAAAAGcatttttcctctgtttttaattttaataaaaaaaatatagtcatATGGACatcttttaaaaacttattttaaaaaaataagcttcTATATGACTATATCAAgctcttggagcttgcttcaacTCATATAgagcttttttaaaaacttatataccTTGTCCATCACCTAATTTCATATAATCAGAAGATTGATAAACAAATACTTGTTATTGTAGATCTTTGtgtaaaaaaactgattttataTCCAACtataagataaataatgaattttgaGCTACcaaagcaataatcaatctaattGTGTCATGTCTTATAATTTAAGCAAAAACTTCTTTGTAATTGATAATGTATGCTTGCATATAACCTTTGGTTATTAGGCATGCTTTATACTTGTCGACTTTGTCATTTTCCTTTAACTTTATCTTGAACACTTATTTCATGTCAATGATCTTTTGTCCTTTTGGATGCTCCATTAACTTTTAAGTATTGTTTCTTTTGATGACATTAATGTGGCCTTTTcacactttaattattttacaacatCTTCAAAAACTACTAGATTACAATGTGGGAATACAACAAAATAAGTAAATGGTCTTCTTTTAACACGGTATgatattaattgttaaaaaataagacacatataaagtattttaaacCTCCTTTTTCTTATTCATCATTAAATTATGCATACAtgtctcttatatatataaagagattataagataaaaataagatcAATCTAACCTAATCTAAATAAACAAGGATTCTAAACACAAATAGGAACCTTTTTATATAGGAACCTTTTCATATTAGAATTTACTTATTGAGCAATGCTATTTTCACTAAAAAACCTTTCCATGATGACTACTAGAAAAATCCACCCATTAGACTTATTGAATCCACTCATCctattaaataagatatttatggatttttttttcttgtatacaATTAGCacctttctttctattttgactcattcaaacatgatttaatatataatgCAATGACCATAAATTGGTTTCCCATAAGCCTTCCATTTGGTTACTTTACATTACTTactttttaatcataattattatacaATGAATGGTTAGTATCATGCGACAAAGAGATGAAGACATGTCTTATTTGTCCTTTCCATTTTGATAGGATAAAAATTCACTCCAAAATAatcttagaaatatatttatttttatatttttatctttgttcCTTCAACCAAACATGTTTACATCACTTCTATCCTAGAACACCAAACAAAGACAACCTTAAGGTCGTGGACCAagtcaactattttttttttaattagatgcataaacaaataaaaagcttGAGGATGgtttaatttaacaaaactaaTAAGAATTGTATGAGACCAACATATCAAACATTGATTTAGAAGGCActaatttaaatcatattaattttgttGTAAATGTTAGTAGAAAGAAACCTTAGCTATCTTATTTGAAATTTCTATTACAAGATACTAATGTTAAAATGTTATAAGGAGTTAGGATGGATTTTTAACCCAAGTCTATGCAGTTGGACTacctttgaattatttttttcaagggaTGGATGacatttacaaaaatataataaataagttGCCTACTGGCCTAGTTTCAAGCAACTAAAGGATCATTGGAAATTTgagtcatggttttttttccaaaaaaaactttattttcaatttatttttttacccgaAACACCTATAAAGTACTCTATGCACCTTGACAAACTCATTCATAACCTCAAATGACCTTAAATTacctaaaaatctaaaattgacccaaaataataaataaaaaatttcaagctcAAATCTACCATCTCAGATGATGGTAAGGCCAAAGAATACCTAGGTAGAACTCTtctcatcaaatgaaatttgttaacaccaaaattgatatttttcgtAGCTGAAATTGGTATCAATCGAGACTTTCTCTTTCTACAACCGGAATGTAACTAGTTTCTATCTCTCTTTTCAAGCtagaattgaaaggaaaaaaaaagagagagaagaagttTTGTACATAATTgcgtttttgaaatattgaggGATCGAAAGTTATCATTTAAAAAGTAAGAGGACCAAAGTGAACTTTTCACCccatttctaaaattataactCATTTTCTCCTTATTTTACACTTTGGTCTCCTCAATTTCGATTTTTCCCCTCAATCGGTCATGAATTTAGACATAaaaaggatgcaattgaagtgaaacaaaatttaagaactaaattaagaaaaaaaatatcattgtgaATTGTTAGAATGAAAACACCACATGGTTTAAAGTTTTCTATAATAATAGTGATTGTGGAGTTGATgataatcataatattaaaataaaatgtggtGAGTTAAGAAGtaacaatgaaaatataaaatgatattatcatgataataatattggtaTTACGATGATAATGGTGATCGTAATTATGAAAATGTAGGGACATTAGTGGTAAAATGATAATTATGGTGATATGAtagttattataataataataataatatcatgtatataaaaaaattataaagataaaaatctttcttttatttgttgtctttaaaaaactattttagttttttaaaattatttagaaaagaGTCGTAGTAATTCAACAAGCAGAAAACGGGGAAACACCCtagttttatcttttcattttctttttgccaACTTCATTTGTAACATAGATAGACGTTTTCTTTACTTCcactttccttctctttccttctctttccccTTCACCATGGACAGAGCTTACACAGGGAAACTCGAACTGGGGCCGAAGTGTTTCTTTCATCTTCTCTTGTGACATATCATGTCAATTGAGTAATCCCAATCAGAAACAGACACTTCTTCAAATGATCAAAGGCCAATGAGCAATCACAATTAACTGATGCAAGAGTCGGATGGTTCaacacaaaaagaaatgaattgaaAAGTCGGTTTACCATTTGAATATTAATACACatcaaaattacattaaaattgtTGTCGTTGCTGagcataaattaaaattgattgctatttcttctctctttttttcctttctttcctaTCCCTGAATTGACGGTACCGTTGACTGcggaattaaataaaaaagaacgagAGGACTTGTGCATCCCCTGTATGTCTCAACAGTTTCTTAATTACATCCTAGATGGAGGCTTACAGATCAAATCAAACGGGTTTTTCTTCCCGGTATTTTTCACTGTATTATTCAAGGACTGCAAAGGTTCTTCAAATCTTCCTCGCTGGCATACCATGATGGTATAATCTTTGACACGTGGGGATAAAGATCCTTGTAGGAATTTCTGATTGTTCCTTCAGCAACTCCAGTTGCTAGTGAAATATCTGCATCCAAGCCTACCATCAGTTGAAAGCATATCTTTGAATTGAAACTCAAGGCAGCTAATATACCGAAACATAAGTGAGAAGATATCTAACGGTGTTTAAAATCAACAATGCTGAAAGGTTTGTCTAAATAAAACTGATAGAATAGGGTTATTTCAGAAATATCTGATTCTATCCACCAATGAATCATTTGTTTCCACTTGATAAAAAGAgttcaaaacaatcaaaacctcGAAGAGGCTTCTTGTCATCTGAAAGCTGAGTAATTATATAGATGACTGCTGCTGCGATTGATATAGGGCTCCTCCTGCAAGCATTAGAAGGGATTATAAAGAGTGGCTATATTTGTTGAACAACTTAGATTGATCCAAAAGgttaataaaacaaagatgTAAAGAGCGTTTTCTTTGC
This genomic interval carries:
- the LOC133677069 gene encoding zeatin O-glucosyltransferase-like, whose amino-acid sequence is MANQQDPPSHGINDLTKQAQVVVVMVPLPAQGHLNQLLQLSRLILSHNIPVHYVGATTHNRQAKQRVHGWDPNAAANIHFHDIEIPPFHCPPPDPKAKIKFPSHLQPVFNASSQLTEPVSMLLRALSCKARKVIVIHDSLMGSVIEEARFLSNAESYTFHSVSAFAVSLYEWEQEGKVIEENELFPRDTPSLEGCFTDEFADFVDCHYSKYQKFNTGCVYNTCKLVESAYLDFLEKETIKEGIKHWALGPFNPVTIPERSESSKKQHFCLEWLDKQAKNTVIYVSFGTTTTFDDEQIKELAIGLRESKKKFIWVLRDGDKGDVFNGEERRAELPKGYENSVDGIGLVVRDWAPQLEILAHPATGGFMSHCGWNSCMESISMGVPIAAWPMHSDQPRNTVLITEVLKIGIVVKDWARRDEIVTSKIVGSAVNRLMASTEGDEMRKRAAEMGESVRGSVAEGGVSRMEMESFIAHITR